A DNA window from Anastrepha obliqua isolate idAnaObli1 chromosome 5, idAnaObli1_1.0, whole genome shotgun sequence contains the following coding sequences:
- the LOC129247388 gene encoding thioredoxin domain-containing protein 17 isoform X1: MVIQHNVKGYEEFTKLVEELESNAGGQPIHVLFSGGKDENGQSWCPYCVKAEPVVHEALTKAAEKSHFVHVDVGERAYWKDPNCPFRTDPRLKMVWVPTLLRWNTPLRIDSENVTKKDLVDMIFDEPIA, translated from the exons atggttatCCAACACAACGTAAAGGGTTATGAAGAGTTTACCAAATTGGTAGAAGAATTGGAATCGAATGCCGGTGGGCAACCAATTCATGTGCTCTTCAGCGGTGGCAAGGATGAGAATGGTCAGAGCTGGTGCCCTTATTGTGTAAAAG CGGAGCCGGTTGTGCATGAGGCACTTACTAAAGCGGCAGAAAAATCACATTTTGTTCATGTGGATGTTGGTGAGCGTGCATA TTGGAAGGATCCGAATTGTCCCTTTCGCACGGATCCCAGGCTTAAAATGGTTTGGGTACCAACACTTTTGCGCTGGAATACTCCATTACGTATCGATAGTGAAAATGTTACCAAAAAGGATCTTGTTGACATGATATTTGACGAGCCAATCGCATAA
- the LOC129248191 gene encoding elongation factor G, mitochondrial, translating into MTILTRIITSNLPKRIGALKTLQQCGFCTHIQFAEHKPIEKIRNIGISAHIDSGKTTLTERILFYTGRIQQMHEVRGKDNVGATMDSMELERQRGITIQSAATYTIWKGTNVNIIDTPGHVDFTVEVERALRVLDGAVLVLCAVGGVQSQTLTVNRQMKRYNVPCLAFINKLDRSGANPYRVLSHMRSKMNHNAAFIQLPIGVESDCKGIVDLVTEKAIYFEGTHGMNIRYDEIPKDMRAESVERRQELIEHLSNVDETLGELFLEEKTPTEVDIKNAIRRTCIKRSFTPVMVGTALKNKGVQPLLDAVIDYLPNPGEVENLAFVEKEGQEPEKIILNPARDGKEPFLSLAFKLEAGRFGQLTYLRCYQGMLKKGDNIYNARTNRKVRVARLVRLHSNNMEDVNEVYAGDIFALFGVDCASGDTFTTDPKGNISMESIFVPEPVVSMAIKPNNAKDRDNFAKAVARFTKEDPTFHFFYDADVKETLVSGMGELHLEIYAQRMEREYGCPVTLGKPKVAFRETLVSPCEFDYLHKKQSGGSGQYARVIGIMEPLPASQNTVLEFVDETMGTNVPKQFVPGVEKGFREMAERGMLSGHRLSGIRFRLQDGGHHIVDSSELAFMLATHGAVKEVFQVGSWQILEPIMMVEVTAPEEFQGAVMGQLSKRHGIITGTDGAEGWFTVYAEVPLNDMFGYAGELRSSTQGKGEFTMEYSRYSPCLPDVQEQLVRQYQESQGLGQEKKKKKN; encoded by the exons ATGACTATTTtaactcggatcatcacctcCAACTTGCCTAAACGCATTGGTGCGCTTAAAACATTGCAGCAA tgtGGTTTCTGCACTCACATACAATTCGCTGAACACAAGCCAATCGAAAAAATCCGAAATATTGGAATTTCAGCTCATATTGACAGCGGCAAGACTACGCTTACCGAACGCATTCTCTTTTATACCGGGCGTATTCAACAAATGCACGAAGTGCGCGGCAAGGATAACGTTGGAGCTACTATGGACTCAATGGAATTAGAGCGCCAACGCGGTATAACTATACAATCTGCAGCTACATACACGATTTGGAAGGGAACCAACGTCAATATCATTGACACACCCGGTCACGTGGATTTCACAGTGGAGGTGGAACGTGCATTGCGTGTATTGGATGGTGCTGTGCTAGTGTTATGTGCTGTTGGTGGCGTACAGAGTCAAACGCTTACTGTGAATAGGCAAATGAAGCGTTATAACGTACCCTGTTTGGCCTTCATTAACAAACTTGATCGCTCAGGCGCTAATCCTTATCGTGTACTTTCACATATGCGTTCCAAAATGAATCATAATGCAGCCTTCATACAACTGCCGATTGGGGTGGAGAGTGACTGCAAGGGAATTGTTGATTTGGTAACTGAGAAAGCAATTTATTTCGAGGGCACACACGGTATGAATATACGCTATGATGAGATACCGAAAGACATGCGCGCGGAGTCGGTTGAACGTCGCCAGGAATTAATTGAACATCTTTCTAATGTTGATGAAACTCTGGGGGAATTgtttttggaagaaaagacaCCGACGGAGGTTGATATTAAg AATGCCATACGGCGCACATGCATCAAACGAAGTTTTACACCCGTCATGGTAGGTACTGCACTGAAAAATAAAGGTGTGCAGCCACTACTTGATGCTGTTATCGATTATCTACCAAATCCAGGCGAGGTTGAAAATCTTGCTTTTGTGGAAAAAGAAGGACAGGAGCCTGAAAAAATTATACTCAATCCTGCGCGTGATGGCAAGGAGCCTTTTCTTAGTCTGGCCTTCAAATTGGAAGCTGGTCGCTTCGGTCAACTTACCTATCTGCGTTGTTATCAAGGCATGTTGAAAAAGGGTGACAACATCTACAATGCTCGCACCAATAGGAAAGTGCGTGTAGCGCGCTTGGTACGCTTACACTCGAATAATATGGAGGACGTAAATGAAGTCTATGCAGGCGatatttttgcactttttggcGTTGATTGCGCTTCAGGAGATACCTTTACTACAGATCCCAAAGGAAATATTTCAATGGAGTCCATTTTCGTGCCAGAGCCTGTTGTGTCCATGGCAATCAAACCAAATAACGCAAAAGACAGGGACAATTTCGCTAAGGCTGTGGCGCGTTTCACTAAGGAGGATCCAACCTTCCATTTCTTTTATGATGCTGATGTAAAAGAAACACTCGTCTCGGGAATGG GTGAATTACATTTGGAGATCTATGCTCAACGCATGGAACGAGAATATGGCTGCCCAGTGACATTGGGCAAACCAAAAGTAGCTTTCCGTGAAACACTGGTGAGTCCCTGCGAATTTGATTACCTGCACAAGAAACAATCTGGCGGCTCCGGTCAATATGCGCGTGTAATTGGCATCATGGAACCCCTGCCAGCGAGCCAAAACACCGTGCTTGAGTTCGTCGACGAGACCATGGGTACAAATGTGCCCAAGCAATTTGTGCCTGGTGTGGAGAAGGGTTTCCGTGAAATGGCTGAACGTGGTATGCTCTCTGGCCACAGACTATCTGGCATACGTTTCCGCCTGCAAGATGGTGGTCATCACATAGTCGATTCCAGTGAGCTGGCATTCATGTTGGCAACACATGGTGCAGTGAAAGAAGTGTTCCAAGTGGGTTCTTGGCAAATTTTAGAACCCATAATGATGGTGGAGGTAACAGCACCAGAGGAGTTCCAAGGTGCCGTTATGGGCCAACTGAGTAAACGTCACGGTATTATTACAGGCACGGATGGCGCAGAAGGCTGGTTCACTGTCTACGCTGAAGTACCATTGAATGACATGTTCGGTTACGCGGGTGAATTGCG TTCCAGCACACAAGGCAAAGGCGAGTTCACTATGGAATACTCCAGATACTCCCCTTGCCTGCCAGATGTACAAGAACAATTGGTGCGACAATATCAGGAATCGCAAGGACTGGGCcaagagaagaagaaaaagaagaactaA
- the LOC129247388 gene encoding thioredoxin domain-containing protein 17 isoform X2: MVIQHNVKGYEEFTKLVEELESNAGGQPIHVLFSGGKDENGQSWCPYCVKAEPVVHEALTKAAEKSHFVHVDVGERAYWKDLNCPFRKDPNTHLIFLPTLLRWKSPQRLDGERVSNKDLVEMIFEDED, from the exons atggttatCCAACACAACGTAAAGGGTTATGAAGAGTTTACCAAATTGGTAGAAGAATTGGAATCGAATGCCGGTGGGCAACCAATTCATGTGCTCTTCAGCGGTGGCAAGGATGAGAATGGTCAGAGCTGGTGCCCTTATTGTGTAAAAG CGGAGCCGGTTGTGCATGAGGCACTTACTAAAGCGGCAGAAAAATCACATTTTGTTCATGTGGATGTTGGTGAGCGTGCATA TTGGAAAGACTTGAATTGCCCATTTCGCAAAGATCCCAATacgcatttaatatttttgcctaCCCTACTGCGTTGGAAATCGCCACAGCGTTTGGATGGCGAACGCGTCAGCAATAAGGATCTAGTGGAAATGATATTCGAAGATGAGGattaa
- the LOC129247386 gene encoding vacuolar protein sorting-associated protein 52 homolog gives MSVAESNLTEQLDNEEVREILKNTTDLRQYSRQIEKEFKDVENKSIEDYIAESQNIASLHNQIGECDDVLERMETMLMNFQSVLSNISSEITQLQKKSVAMSVQLTNRQSVKAQLSQFIEDMAVSEEMIAIIMETPVTEKEFATQLNVLNHKLSLVKELSFKDSKATGDMNEVLHKLRLKAMSKIRIYLLEQIYKFRKPMTNYQIPQNAMLKHKFFFEFILSNERQVAQEICSEYIDTMSKIYYSYFKSYSSRLTSLKFEESCTKDDLMGIEDNLSKGLFAKTTSLKHKSTIFTIGKRGEILNQQLEAPIIVPHAQLKNRYTFEALFRSEQYALVDNACREYLFVTEFFMVRSIQAQDLFNQIMGKTLTLMIKNLETSIQDCYDTIAMFLCIQLIFRYQLMCHKRCVPALDKYWDSLQATIWPRFDHVFRLNIQSIRDCDPTKFNKEMGPHYITRRYAEFSAAIVGISEHFPNELVSRLLLELQNEVECFILRMAAIFPTRKEQLIYLINNYDLVLGVLMEHTRDNSKEAESFREQLNARSAEYVEEILAPHFGGIIQFVKEFEHFFEKEEMDELRKQERRSLALVASFSTNWKKSLEELNREVLLSFPSLLTGSQLLQLALASLVQYYHRFHKLLTPNARAQLTNIHVVMVEIKKYKSNY, from the exons ATGTCCGTGGCAGAGTCCAATTTAACAGAGCAGCTAGACAATGAGGAGGTACGTGAAATACTCAAGAACACCACAGACCTCCGGCAATATTCACGTCAAATTGAGAAGGAATTCAAGGATGTGGAGAACAAATCCATTGAGGATTATATTGCAGAATCTCAAAATATAGCTAGTCTACATAACCAGATCGGCGAATGCGATGATGTTTTGGAGCGCATGGAAACAATGTTAATGAATTTTCAGAGTGTACTTAGTAATATAAGTAGCGAAATTACGCAGCTGCAAAAGAAGTCGGttgccatgtcagtgcagctcACCAATCGACAGTCGGTAAAAGCGCAGCTTTCTCAGTTCATTGAAGACATGGCGGTGTCGGAGGAGATGATTGCGATTATTATGGAAACACCAGTGACGGAAAAAGAATTTGCTACGCAGTTGAATGTTTTGAATCACAAACTTTCGCTGGTAAAAGAGCTAAGTTTCAAAGACTCGAAAGCGACGGGTGATATGAATGAAGTGCTGCATAAATTGCGCCTGAAGGCTATGTCGAAGATCAGGATATATTTGCTTGAACAAATCTACAAATTTCGCAAACCCATGACAAATTATCAAATACCGCAAAATGCGATGTTAAAACATAAATTCTTCTTTGAATTCATTTTGTCCAATGAGCGGCAAGTCGCACAAGAGATTTGCAGTGAATATATCGACACAATGAGTAAAATCTATTATAGCTACTTCAAG AGTTACTCCTCACGTTTGACGAGTTTAAAATTCGAGGAGTCTTGCACAAAAGATGATCTAATGGGAATAGAGGATAATCTTTCGAAAGGATTATTCGCTAAGACCACAAGTTTGAAGCACAAAAGCACAATTTTTACAATTGGCAAACGCGGCGAGATACTTAATCAGCAACTAGAAGCGCCTATAATTGTACCGCATGCCCAGTTGAAAAATAGG TACACTTTTGAGGCTTTGTTCCGGTCAGAGCAGTACGCACTCGTGGACAACGCCTGCCgcgaatatttatttgtaactgAATTTTTTATGGTGCGTAGCATACAAGCACAAGATCTTTTCAATCAGATTATGGGCAAGACACTAACGCTAATGATT aaaaacttgGAAACTAGTATTCAGGACTGCTACGACACTATTGCGATGTTCCTTtgcattcaattaatttttcgctACCAACTAATGTGTCACAAACGCTGCGTACCTGCGTTGGATAA ATATTGGGACTCGCTACAGGCTACCATCTGGCCGCGTTTTGATCATGTATTCCGTTTAAACATACAAAGTATACGCGATTGTGATCCCACAAAGTTCAACAAGGAAATGGGGCCGCACTAT ATTACCCGCCGTTATGCCGAATTTTCCGCTGCCATTGTAGGTATCTCGGAACATTTCCCGAATGAACTTGTTAGTCGCTTACTGCTCGAATTGCAAAACGAAGTGGAATGTTTCATTTTACGCATGGCAGCTATTTTCCCAACACGTAAAGAACAATTGATCTACCTTATAAACAATTACGATTTGGTTCTGGGTGTGTTGATGGAACATACTCGCGACAACTCCAAAGAAGCGGAATCGTTCCGCGAGCAACTCAATGCACGCAGCGCCGAATATGTTGAAGAAATATTAGCGCCACACTTCGGCGGCATCATACAATTTGTAAAGGAATTCgaacactttttcgaaaaggAGGAAATGGATGAGTTGCGAAAACAAGAGCggcgtagccttgctctagtcGCTAGTTTTTCGACAAATTGGAAAAAGTCCCTAGAAGAGTTGAATCGCGAAGTACTGCTCTCTTTTCCCTCCCTACTTACCGGCTCTCAATTGCTGCAACTTGCACTGGCTAGTCTAGTGCAATACTACCATCGTTTTCATAAGTTATTAACGCCCAATGCGCGTGCGCAGCTAACAAACATACATGTCGTAATGGTGGAAATCAagaaatataaaagtaattattaa